The DNA segment ACCCTGAAAACCTGAAACTACAAAGAAGGTGCAGAGCCTTCTCATACTAATGGAATGGCTTTGAACTAGGTATTATGATTGGAGACACCAGAGCTCCTAGATCAAGACATGGTTGCCCTATTACTAACATAACAAGTGATTATGAAATCAAATGACGAAGAATACAGAATTAGTAGTAATCATATACTTTGGAGAACTTTGATGTTTATGGGACTGGTGTCTTACCTCACAAGCGTTGAGTGAGGCAAGATGGGCTATTTTTTCATTATATGTAATATCAGTTCAAATGAAAATTTGTAGTTTTTGGGTCTCAAAACTGAAAAGCATATCTATCTATAAGCAACAAACCACATCTTTACTCTTCGCTAAACCCAACTAGGAACCAAAATCCCTATAACCCAATGCCCAATAGGAGAAGGAAAAGAGAGGAGGTTGAGGAGTGGGGAGTCCTATTAGTGAGAGCCAACGCCAGGCTAAGATACCAGTCCAACTACGAACTGTTGATTATCAATAACAGGATTATTGACTGCAAACTGTCAGACTGTCGACCGTCAATCACCGTCCTCTcctttcctctcctctcctctcctcataCATATAAGCCATACTAGGGAGAACAAAGATCCATTTGTAGCAATGCAAAAATTAACCAAATATAATAGTAACTATAACACATGAACTTTAGAACATTGATAAGGTATTTCAGAGTTCAGAGAGTTGGACTTTAAAAGATTTATAAGAGAACTTAAGACATGATTCGACATTAACTAGAGGCACCGATCTTCCTGAGGAATTCAAGGTTATCCcctttctttttaaaaatcaAGCTTtccaggaaaagaaaaaaatcactAGGAACTATAataaacaaataatttttttttttggttgatgTCTGTGTAAACCTAATGCAGGCATTGACACAAGTCAGGCAGGATAAACTTTTTGCTAAAGCATAACTTTGCATTGTGCATAGTAACATTATCCAAGATCCTagagtctatgattgcattggcaATACTGACTGCCCTTCGAATACAGGTTTGGTAAGTGTAAATACACATAGGTTCACAATGCATACGAAACAGAACTAACACATAAAGCCTTGACATGTTCATATCAACCAAATACAACAAATTCAAGCATTTGAGTAAACGATAGTAAAGATAAAAGAACAAAAAGGGCATTCCATCAATAAGAGAACAAGAAGGGTGGTGAAATTTTACCTTTCTAGATACAGATCCCCTGGCAATCTCAATTCGATCATTCTTTTTAGCCCATGATGACCCAATACTGAAAACCTAGGTATCCAATCTTGCCTGAACCACAAGAcggatttaaatatattttcgtaCTTCTCAAATATCACAACCAATTCCATTTCCAGAACCAAGATTAAACTAAAAAATAACACTGACCATCATATTTTCCAAGGAAATCCCCTCGGAGGTACGGCCAAGAAGAAGTTGACCTCCGGCGATCCTTTAACCGCATACAGTTTCCCCTCTTCGCTAAAAAGATAATTGTCCTTCTTAAATTTCCTGTAGGAATCCTCAAGAGACAATTAATAAAGACCAGGGTTGGGAGATTGAAAGGCGTTGGCCTCGACGACCTCAAAGCCATAGAGACCCTTGATGACTTTCTCGAGCTCAGTATGGTCGACTCCGTCAACGGCGGTGAACTCGTGGGAGTCGGTGATCCCGTCGTCGGCCTGGAGGAACCCTAGAATCGCGTCCTTCGCCATTTTCTTGGCACCGCGGCCGTTGCCTCACCTCCGGCCGTCTTTGGTATCTCACATCAGCGTTTCGACCGTAGGCAGACAGCGGGCTTTTGGATCAAGGATCCGTAACAGACCAGAAAGGGAACCCCAATTTTTAATTCGGATCCTGAACTATTGGAGCTCCATTAGCCAATTCGTTCCGACGCGTACTGTGCCTCCATTTCGCTTCAAGCTACGTGTCGAGACTTCGATTAATGACTTTGAGATGCGTAACAGCACACGCGGACGGTGCGGATCATATCCCTGTGCGCTGTACCGGGGACGAGCCGAAACCGTTGTCTGGAATCGGGTTAACGCCCCATGGGGTCACCGCTTATGGCACGACCGCGGCTGGGCCTGGTGATGTGTGCGACAGCACGTTGTCATCACTTAAATCGTGACGTAAGCGGGAATATGGGATACACCGTCGACTTGAGTCTGACAACACACGACGTCATCGGATCCGAGTCGTAACATTAGTCGTAGCTTGAGAACATTGTCAAAAGCGAAAGATAGTACCACAATATTGAACCTTAAACATCAGCTACAAAACCAGACAACGATCTGAAGACGAGAGAGACATGGATATGAAGACGATGAAGCTCGCCGGACTATGTTGGGTTCATCATCGTCTTACTGTGGCAACTTGTTCAACTTGCAGTACTGGTAGTCCTTGTACTTCTTCGTCTTATATTTCGCAGGGTTTTGATCACTCACGAACTGGGGCAGAGGGCCGACCATCATCTCCGGCGGCGGTGAGCAGAACACCGGCCATGATATCCTTACTTTCTCCTTGTTCACGGTGGCCCTATGCAACACGCTCTTGTACTTCCCATTGCTCAAAATCTACAGCAAGAAACAAGAAGTACATGAAATGTTTGGTAAGAGAGGTAAAAGAGCAAGCAACACGGGTGGTAGCAGCTACCTCAATCTGATCGCCAATGTGGATGATGAGGGCACCGGGAACGTAATCGATGTCGATCCAGCGGTCATCCTTGGAGATTTGCAGGCCGGGGACGTCGCTGGGGACGAGTATAGTGACCGCCGACAAGTCGCTATGAGCCACCACCCCGAGCGCCAGGTCCGGCCGGGGGCATGGCGGGTAGTAGTTGATCTTGAGCAGCATGTCCATCTCCTCCCCTCCCAATGCCTTCTTCAGAGCACTCCCTTCGAGCCCTAACCCTAATGAAAGGCTGTCCAGTATCTTGTCCAAGATTCCCAGCAAGTACTTGGTGTATTCCTCGTTAGCCTCCCTGTATCATgaggtgaagagagagagagagagagagagagagagagagagagaggactcaTTCACACGTAGATGTGtgcgtgtgtatgtgtgtgtgagagagagagagagagagagagagagagagaggactcaTGCACACGTAGATGTGAGTTGGGAAGAGAAGGAAAGAGTAAGCATACCTATACGAAGAAGGCTGACGGGGCCACATTCCATGGTTGATGCGAGAAGGAGGCCAGACGTTGTGGAACAAGTAGTCGCCCCAAGCCTTCTTGCCGTTGGGATCCTTCTGGATCTGCGTGCCGTAGCCCTCGATGCTCCCGGAACGAGGATCCGCCGCGTAAGACTCCTTCTCCTCTTGCGGCAACTCGAAGAACTCCCTCCCCACGCGTTGCAGCTCCCCGATCACAGCGGCCGGGATTCCGTGGTTCACCAGCTGGAAGATCCCCCACTCCCGGCTCGCGTCGGCGATCGCGTCCACCACCCGGTCAGTGTCGGCGAGGTCGATGACCGGGACGGCGGGGGCGGGGCCGCGGTACGTGGTGGCGCCGGGCTGCTCGTCCTCCATGCGCACGAACTCGGGAGGGATGGTGTCCTTGGACTGTAACATGGAGGCAATGGCTTGCACCTTGACTTGCGCCATTCCCTGGTGACACAGTAAGGGATCCTTGAGCCGGTACAAGGGGAGGAGATGACATACAAAGGTACTGTTGCCTAATTGGAGTAGAGAAGACGACCTTATTCCGGTAAGACAAGACTCGGTCAACAGATGACAACCGCTATTTCGGAGGCTTTTCCTCGTTTTAGATGAGACATCAGATGTAAGCTGGTCATGCATCCTAAAACAAATATATTATTTGAACTTATATCAGATATAATTCTTCTAGGGTCAATAAATGGAACAAAATCATCTCTAACGATGCATAGTACTCATAGAAAGAagcatttaaaaatataatatttttagatgcatagttagtatgtaatttCCATAATATTCTCCATTATTACTCATAGAAAGAAGCCTTATCGTCTGTACTACTCACGTTCTCATTGAGGAAGCAACGTAATGACCGACCAGGAACGAGTCGTGGTCGTAGTCGTGACGTAGTCATGAATTCGTAACCTGTTATATCCACCCTTGCTTTTCCATCACACGTGCCGTGATCAATCATGATTCGTGAAACACCGCGAGGCAGAAGATCCAAGCGTGAGACTGGGATAGAGCTAAACGATGTGCACTTTGTGTGGACTATGAAGAGGAGACGTGACCGTCGCCACAGCGTGTTCACTGCAGCTGCCTCATCTTCTTCTCCATGCACGAGAACAAAATTGTCCACTGGGAAAACAACATGAGCATGTGATCCGATTGATTTGATAGCCCCATCGTCAGatcttcataaataatttttatataattttatatattcgaATATGACATCTATTGCTTATATATTAATATACTAATAATATCATTTGACGTACGTTAATATTATAGTGTATATTTAAGGTTTTACATAATATCCCAAAAAAAGCAACCAGACACGAAACACGTTCGCCCTCCAACAGCTTAACAATGGTTCCATTTTATGTTGCTCGTGAGGCAGAAAGGCGTTTCCTGTGTCACGGGAGACAGGCGAGCTCGGCCTTTGGAACGTCCACCAGTAGTTTATTTACACGTAGGTGGAATTCTTCCTCCAGGGGTTCGCCCGCGAGACATTGTGAGCCGCGGTGAGATCCGCTGCAGAGGATGTTGCAGTTTGCGACCACCGGTCACGCGCCACGTAGGTGAATCGCTTTTGGGTACGTGAATTGATGACTTCCGACCTTCCACCGGCATCAGCGGATAGAGAGTGGATGCCGGAGGGGATACCGCGGAGTCGAGGTCGCCTACATTATGGCTGAGATGGGAAGGTGACGAGGAGTAGAGGAACGACCGGCGGTGGAAATGGCAGCCTGGACTCCTTAATCTACTGCGCCTCCGACCACCACGCTTCGACCGGGACTGCGCCGTCGGATCCGACCGCGACGACGGCATCTCCGTCTTGGtttcatccctctctctctctctctctctctcgtccccCTCTGTTCAAAATCGAGCCTTTTTCCCGAATTCCTTGTTGTTTCGGACCAAGGACATGTGGTGGTGTTAATGTCTGATCTCTGTCGGCTCCACGGATTCGTTCCTTGAGACGGAAGAAAGGGTAGCTTTTGAGAAAGGAAGTCAACATTTCTGACAGCTTTTTTAAAGATCAGGTTTGAATAAAATAGTGCGCACTTGTTCGAGGGATTTATTGGGTCGTAATTAAACGGATCTGCCGTTTCTTTGGATGGGAAAGAAGACAACGATGGCGATATAGAAAACAAGCAAGAACAGTGAAGGAAGCGGAGGGCAAGAGACAAGTGGAAGAGGAAAAGAAATAGATGAAAGGGGGGAATTTTGTTTGAAAAATGACAACTTTTTTGGTTTCCCCAATCCATATCGAGTTCTTTTCCTTCTGTGGCGCCTTGTAAGGTCCCGGTTGGCTTCCTCTGCCTTAACAGGGACGCTTCAAGCTTCCACGATTGATACGGCCCTTGGCCGGACGCGAGCGCGCCGGTAGTGGCCCTCCCACGGGCCCAGAAGCAGCGGGCAGGCCGTCCTCTCCTAGCCCGCTCCCTGATATCCTCACCCTCCCTCGGTGACACAGTCGTCCGCCACCTAATCCCTCCAAAGGTTTGTACTGCTCCTCTTTCTGCTACTGTTACCGCCACTTCCCCTTTCAGAAGGGAAAGACACCCATCTCGCAAGCCTTTTCAGTTCTCACGGAGAAGAAGCCTCGTATCTGTGCTCACATTGTAAAGCTGTGAACCATAGTTCCTGTCCTTGTAGAACGCTACAGCTGGCAATGCAGATCTGAGGCTGCTTCTTTCCATCGCTCGATTCCGACGGCCGGAGCGCCTATGCGTCTGTTCTGCCGCCGCGGCACTTCGCTGGTGGTGTAGCAGGGATGAAGAAGAGCTCCGGCGCCTCCTGTCGTAGCAGATCCGGGACGTTCCCAAGCCCCGGGACGCCTATCTACCGGCACGGCGTCGGCTCGGTCGCGTACCAGAACGGATGGAGCTCGGAACGAGTGCCGCTGCCAACGCACTGCAACCGGAGATACGGGGGCAGCGGCGTGTTGCTGCCGTTCGCCAATGGGAGGGCTTTGCCATCGAAGTGGGAGGATGCAGAGAGATGGATCTTCAGCCCGGTCTCAGGTGATGGGGTCGGGAGCTCGTCGGTGCCCCCCTCGCATCATAGGCGGCCAAAGTCAAAGAGCGGCCCGCTCGGAGCTCCTGCTGGGAAAGCCGGGGCATATTCATCGGCGTCACCGCTGGTTCCTTGCTTTGACAGTGGCAGGGTTCGGAATTATGCGGCGAACTCGCCTTTCTTGGCGGGAGTTCTAATGCCGGAACGCAGCTTTTGTGGCAATGGTGGTGGAGTAAGAGGAGGAGACGGTGGTAGCGGTGGAGGAGGAACAAAAGGAGTTGGTGGTACTGGTGGTGGCAGCATGGGTGGGAAATCTCATGCTGGTAATGGAGAGCCTTATGTTGTTCGATCTGCTAGTATTCATGGGTGGTCAGACACACTGATCGAGTCTTCTTCATCAGTGCCCAGCTCCCAGGGTACTACCGGACAATGTTCTTGCTTTCTTCATCCCTTTATCTGCAAGTTATCATCAAAATTTCTGTTTTCTCCATGTTGACAACACACACTGTTTGCAAATAACAATTACTTCCGCATAAACCCCGATGAGCTAGGAAGAGTTGGACTATATGCAACTGGttgttttttgttcttgtttGTTTTTATAAATCCTAGATTCATGAGCAATTTCACATGCCACTATGAAGAACTTTATATGTTTGCTTGTGCTCATGGCCAGCAATATATTTCCATTTCAGATTAATAGTCTATGCTACTAATCAAATAAGTGTGTGCTGTTTATTAATATATGTaatcttttttatgataatagcTTCTCATGATGGATATGTttacaattattttttattaaggaTATGTCAGAAAACCTCAGACACCATAGTCGATTTTGTGCAAATTATAGGAATCTTTGAGGATTTGTTCTACTCATTAATTGCTTCTGCCTCAACATTCTTTGTCAGAGAATTGCTACTCAACTACTGATCATGTTTTAAAAACAATATTCTAGTATCTTGTGTTTTGTTGGCTTGATTTAATCGTGTGCCATTTGCAGATACCGATATTGATTTACTTgctgtttttcatttttttttcatttatctcCATTTCTATCTAACTTGACATACATGCTCTAGATATGCATTTCCTATTCGAACAAAGTATTTTATATCACATACAATATTTTCTATGTAAACCACTTTGGTTTCCTGAGCACATTACATGGTTATTCAATTTTACATGTTTAAGTAAAACAAGTAATGCTGATTGTCAAAGCAAAGAGTTTCTATTATCGTGTTGCGTGCGAGTTCTGAAAGACTTCATTCATTTATACTTTATTGTCATAAGGATGCTGCATGGTAGTTCCATTCATCTCTGATATAATTTCTATTAGCTGGGGGCATGTACACCTCCCTGTGCAGTTCCAGTTCTTTCCATGTTTGACACCAAGTTCCTCAGAGTGGGTGATTGTCTAATAACTCATAAATGATAGCATACTTTTGTAAATTAGCATGACTTTAATGTATCTTCGTATACATAACAGAACACCTTAAGCTATAATTTATTGCCCTTGTCTTGCagctttttggatttttgaaatatattaaGCAAGAATATACTGTAGTTTATGCTGTGTATGGTGGTATAATGAGCATAAATCCTATCACCTTTTCAAGTAGTTTAACTTACCAGATAATATTTGGATTCACATGCAGATGAGAAATCTGAAGGTAACAGAGAATCAGCTTCCACAGTCTCGGCCGCAGTTTTGAGAAAGGATGTGGCAACACAAATGAGTCCAGATGGAAGTATTCCATCCTCTCCCAAAGGGAGGCCTTTTTCCCCTTCCCCATCTTCAGTCCCTCCCCTTGAGGAGCTAGAGAATCACTTCTCAAAGTCGGTGGTTAGGGATGTTCAGGTAGATGATCAAGTTACGGTCACCAGATGGTCCAAGAAACACACAGCACGAGGCTCTGATAGGCGTTTAGCGAGCATCCTAGaatggaagaaaaagaagactgaGGCATCAAATAGTTCTGGTTGGGAAGTTGATGaaacagcaaaatccacatcaaagTAACATCATCTTTTTCCTATGCTATCCTTTTCGAGTCAGTCCATGTTATGCATGCAATAAACTTTGAGGCACATTGTTAATAATCCGTAGATTTGAATGATTGTGTAGTGACACCATATTAAAGCACTTGCATTGAGTGCCGAATGGCAGCAACAGATATTTGTCCAACAGAGATAGTCCTTGCCTACACCATGAGAGTGCATTATGTGAATGTAACTTGAACCTGTCTTCCTTACAGTAATTAACTGCTACAGTAGTCTTTTATACGCCCCTTTAAGCTTAACTATCTTCCTAAAAGTGATTAGCTTGCTGCGCTAGTCTTTTTAAAGGCCTTACTTGAGCAATCTTCCATGAGCAAGCCTGTAATCATTCTTCTATCAAAAATTACTTGATTTATACATGTATATCTACATGATAAGTTCCGCTTTTTATTGGAGAAATAGAAAGATTCTGAACACCTTTTGCTTATTTTGCTTACATGATATGGGTAATTGTATTATAATTGGTCTGATATATGCCCAAATTTCTGACCACTCTTAACATATTCAAAGGTATAAGAGAGAGGAAGCCAAGATCACTGCATGGGAGAATTTGCAAAAGGCAAAAGCTGAGGCAGAAATCAGGAAACTAGAGGTGCTTCAGAACTTGAATGGTTTACCTTATTATATTGGTCACTGTAGTTTATTATTTATCATACTTTTCCTTAGTTTTctggaaaataattttctcattcataAATTACTGATCACAGatgaaactataaaagaaaagattTTCCTCGATGGAAAAAATTCTATACAAACTTAGATCAGCTCAGAACTTGAATGGTTTACCTTATTATATTGGACAACGTAGTTTATTATTTATCATACTTTTCCT comes from the Musa acuminata AAA Group cultivar baxijiao chromosome BXJ2-8, Cavendish_Baxijiao_AAA, whole genome shotgun sequence genome and includes:
- the LOC135585122 gene encoding uncharacterized protein LOC135585122, with protein sequence MKKSSGASCRSRSGTFPSPGTPIYRHGVGSVAYQNGWSSERVPLPTHCNRRYGGSGVLLPFANGRALPSKWEDAERWIFSPVSGDGVGSSSVPPSHHRRPKSKSGPLGAPAGKAGAYSSASPLVPCFDSGRVRNYAANSPFLAGVLMPERSFCGNGGGVRGGDGGSGGGGTKGVGGTGGGSMGGKSHAGNGEPYVVRSASIHGWSDTLIESSSSVPSSQDEKSEGNRESASTVSAAVLRKDVATQMSPDGSIPSSPKGRPFSPSPSSVPPLEELENHFSKSVVRDVQVDDQVTVTRWSKKHTARGSDRRLASILEWKKKKTEASNSSGWEVDETAKSTSKYKREEAKITAWENLQKAKAEAEIRKLEMKLEKKRSSSMEKILNKLRSAQKKAQEMRSTVTTSQDNQLGKTTRKASYFCKSGQISSLSGCFTCAF
- the LOC103995223 gene encoding flavonol synthase 1-like — protein: MAQVKVQAIASMLQSKDTIPPEFVRMEDEQPGATTYRGPAPAVPVIDLADTDRVVDAIADASREWGIFQLVNHGIPAAVIGELQRVGREFFELPQEEKESYAADPRSGSIEGYGTQIQKDPNGKKAWGDYLFHNVWPPSRINHGMWPRQPSSYREANEEYTKYLLGILDKILDSLSLGLGLEGSALKKALGGEEMDMLLKINYYPPCPRPDLALGVVAHSDLSAVTILVPSDVPGLQISKDDRWIDIDYVPGALIIHIGDQIEILSNGKYKSVLHRATVNKEKVRISWPVFCSPPPEMMVGPLPQFVSDQNPAKYKTKKYKDYQYCKLNKLPQ